Proteins encoded within one genomic window of Rhododendron vialii isolate Sample 1 chromosome 1a, ASM3025357v1:
- the LOC131334477 gene encoding uncharacterized protein LOC131334477 isoform X1 — MLKMSEKSDEKLLMPVWGCCYSEVDDMMVERLGAVFMPDGLGHFLGIKTHYPGGYSKGAKRPLESGLSALRTTRELQEGMPRIACEDVSVFASIDMFGLVNFHRSSLSSQGNGFVLYSDGYCVSICLHCCFGFSGGRQ; from the exons ATGTTGAAGATGTCAGAAAAATCAGATGAAAAATTACTCATGCCAGTTTGGGGATGTTGTTACAGTGAGGTTGATGACATGATGGTTGAGCGATTGGGTGCTGTTTTCATGCCCGATGGTCTCGGTCACTTCTTAGGAATCAAAACCCATTATCCTGGGGGCTACTCGAAG GGAGCAAAGAGACCCTTGGAATCTGGGTTAAGTGCTTTACGTACAACTAGAGAACTCCAGGAAGGAATG CCCCGTATTGCATGTGAAGATGTAAGTGTGTTTGCTTCGATAGATATGTTTGGTCTGGTCAATTTTCATCGATCTTCACTAAGTTCCCAAGGCAATGGCTTCGTCCTTTACAGCGATGGCTACTGTGTTTCGATCTGTCTCCATTGCTGCTTCGGTTTCTCAGGTGGAAGGCAGTGA
- the LOC131334470 gene encoding uncharacterized protein LOC131334470, with protein MTFNCSHSCSLLLKKMDETQGLDCLHQDEISRRRFRQRTRYARFTPTQRAEYIQKSMQNRKRKRNAHYTPPNTNHCSEFSNGKTQNPSLNFAMEDNLMESETNGQQLQEVHLSQPHELRTMANCRFCQGKRFQYEPPTFCCHNGEVVLTSPSVPSRLRNLFTSQTVEALEFCKHIRAYNSIFGFTSFGVTLDKRLANSTGGVYTFRAQGQIYHELPSLIPSATSPCYFQLYFYDTDNELQNRLDIMENKEVKNKKPLLSPHIVRTLMDVLSTNPLAMFLRRLDHSSLDSCRIHIRTDVKLDQRVYNSPSADQVAAIWIEGNNANVSHEREIIVHSNSGHKHKVQHYYGCYDPLQYPLLFPRGEVGWHQNIMRRIQARTSNGASDRQNDSSSHSFKSAEDIFRQEQEGVDGSNTKKVSCREYYCYKLQIRDPDPSVLLLSGRLLQQYVVDMYIKLENTRLDYFRQKQSDIRVELYQGIVDSVLAGESRGSMVGKRVVLPGSFVGGPRDMRRRYLDAIALVQRFGKPNLFITMTCNPDWKEIKDSLKQGQLAQDRPDLTARVFRAKLQDLKDQLFKKSIFGKVAAHVHAIEFQKRGLPHAHMLIILKPEFKITSSDKFDQFVCAKLPNPIQFPDLYEKVAKHMMHEPCGVLNKKNPCMRGGKCKNRYPRSFAEETLQGEDSYPIYRRRKDSFTVHKRGAIMDNRWVVPYNPYLLSRYNCHLNVEICSGVKVVKYLYKYIYKGHDKIVVDINHNERDVVIDEIKQFQDDQWVSAQEVMWRIFEFELYEMYPAVINLPLHLPNKQTVPYGGNQDLENIINSDTASRTMLTEFFKFCLNDKGKTPYLYREFPEHFVWNRKGRYWSKRKMRAVIGHINSANPVEGERYYLRVLLNHARRPTSYADLLTVNGVKCSSFKEAAEKRGLLQTDNWLSECLADAASFQMPQALRHLFAVILVYCDPSNVRKLWQDYYEPMPEDFLRLEGANEELRLLKTLKSIDLFLESIGKSIKDYDLPAIKSQIVENESFEKREVLDELAVKNPPEDCLALEKLNPEQKYAYNVILDHVNNNKNGSFFIDGPGGSGKTYLYRALLATIRSNGMIALATATSGVAASILPGGRTAHSRFKIPIDGNDSSVCNIPKQSGTAELIRRAKLIIWDEAPMAKRWAIEALDRSLKDIMSTNSVFGGKVIVFGGDFHQVLPVVPRGTRAETVHASLAKSYLWTEMQKLILKTNMRAQSDSTFSDFLLRVGNGVEPTVDENMIEIPEDMIVRYEGRSCESCLINAVFPSLKENANSAEYITQRAILATRNESVDMINDRLIATFPGEEWKYVSYDEAIDDTHCYYPEEFLNTLTPNGLPPHELVLKVNSPIMLLRNLNPSVGLCNGSRIVCKGFERNVIHAEITLGQHAGKQVLLNRIPLLPAENDSYPFQFKCTQFPIRLCFAMTINKAQGQTIPNVGVYLPQLVFSHGQLYVALSRGISMSTTKVLIKAESKRQRKKDYAKNIVYKEVLTS; from the exons ATGACGTTTAATTGTTCCCATTCTTGTTCTTTATTATTGAAGAAAATGGACGAGACACAAGGTTTGGATTGCCTTCACCAAGATGAAATCAGCCGGCGCCGCTTTCGTCAAAGGACGAGATATGCAAGGTTTACACCTACACAAAGAGCAGAATATATTCAGAAGTCAATGCAAAATAGGAAGAGGAAACGCAATGCACATTATACTCCTCCAAACACAAATCATTGTTCTGAATTCTCAAATGGgaaaacacaaaatccatcgCTAAATTTCGCTATGGAGGACAACCTAATGGAGTCAGAAACGAATG GACAACAACTACAGGAAGTCCATCTTTCCCAACCCCATGAACTGCGGACCATGGCAAATTGCCGATTTTGTCAGGGTAAAAGGTTCCAATACGAGCCTCCAACTTTTTGCTGCCACAACGGAGAAGTAGTTCTAACAAGCCCATCTGTCCCATCAAGGTTACGTAACTTGTTCACTTCTCAAACTGTTGAAGCTTTGGAATTTTGCAAACACATCCGTGCCTATAATAGCATTTTTGGTTTCACATCCTTTGGCGTCACGTTAGACAAAAGACTTGCTAATTCAACAGGAGGAGTTTACACATTTCGTGCACAAGGGCAAATTTACCATGAATTGCCATCTTTGATTCCATCAGCTACTTCTCCTTGTTACTTCCAACTATACTTCTATGATACTGATAATGAACTCCAAAATAGGTTAGACATTATGGAAAACAAGGaggtcaaaaataaaaaaccgttACTTAGCCCACACATTGTCAGAACACTAATGGATGTGCTATCTACAAACCCTTTAGCCATGTTTCTTAGGAGACTAGACCACAGTTCCTTGGATTCATGTAGAATACACATAAGGACTGATGTCAAGCTCGACCAAAGGGTTTACAACTCCCCATCGGCTGATCAAGTGGCTGCAATATGGATAGAAGGAAATAATGCAAATGTCTCTCATGAAAGAGAAATTATAGTGCACTCAAACTCTGGACATAAACATAAAGTGCAACATTATTATGGTTGCTATGATCCGTTGCAATACCCGTTATTATTTCCTAGAGGTGAGGTTGGATGGCATCAAAATATCATGAGAAGAATTCAAGCTCGCACTAGCAATGGTGCATCAGATAGGCAAAATGATTCGTCTTCTCACAGTTTCAAATCAGCTGAAGATATTTTTAGACAAGAACAAGAAG GTGTTGATGGTTCTAATACAAAGAAGGTATCATGTCGAGAATACTACTGCTATAAGTTGCAAATTAGAGATCCCGATCCTTCAGTTCTACTTCTATCCGGTCGACTCTTGCAGCAATATGTTGTTGACATGTAtataaaattggaaaatacaAGGTTGGACTACTTCCGGCAAAAACAATCAGACATAAGGGTTGAACTATACCAAGGGATTGTTGATAGTGTATTAGCTGGTGAGAGCAGGGGAAGTATGGTGGGAAAAAGAGTTGTATTGCCTGGATCCTTTGTTGGTGGCCCGAGAGATATGCGTCGCAGGTACCTTGATGCAATCGCATTAGTCCAACGCTTTGGGAAGCCAAACCTTTTTATCACAATGACATGTAACCCTGATTGGAAGGAGATCAAAGACTCCTTAAAACAAGGCCAACTTGCACAAGATAGGCCAGATTTAACCGCTAGAGTTTTCCGAGCAAAATTGCAAGACCTAAAAGATcagctttttaaaaaaagcatTTTTGGAAAGGTCGCTGCACATGTTCATGCCATTGAATTCCAAAAGAGAGGTTTGCCTCATGCTCATATGCTAATCATTTTGAAGCCAGAGTTCAAGATTACCAGCTCGGACAAATTTGATCAATTTGTATGTGCAAAACTTCCAAATCCAATCCAGTTTCCTGATTTGTATGAGAAGGTTGCCAAACATATGATGCATGAGCCTTGTGGagtattgaacaaaaaaaacccatgcATGCGTGGTGGCAAATGCAAAAACCGTTACCCCCGCTCTTTTGCAGAGGAAACCTTGCAAGGAGAAGATTCTTATCCAATCTATAGGAGAAGGAAGGATTCCTTTACAGTTCATAAGCGCGGCGCTATAATGGATAATAGGTGGGTCGTACCTTATAATCCATATCTTTTGAGTAGATATAATTGCCATCTTAATGTTGAGATATGTTCGGGGGTGAAAGTAGTTAAATACCTTTACAAGTACATATACAAGGGCCATGACAAAATTGTAGTCGACATAAACCATAATGAGAGGGATGTTGTCATTGATGAAATCAAGCAATTCCAAGATGATCAGTGGGTGTCAGCACAAGAAGTGATGTGGAGAATATTCGAATTTGAGCTGTATGAAATGTATCCTGCCGTTATAAATCTACCACTACATCTGCCAAATAAGCAAACAGTTCCATACGGGGGAAATCAAGATTTGGAGAATATCATAAACTCTGATACAGCTTCCAGAACAATGCTTACAGAATTCTTCAAATTTTGTCTGAACGATAAAGGGAAAACACCATACCTTTATAGAGAATTTCCTGAGCACTTTGTGTGGAATAGGAAAGGCAGGTATTGGAGCAAAAGGAAAATGCGGGCAGTTATTGGTCATATTAACAGTGCCAATCCGGTTGAAGGTGAGAGATATTACTTGAGGGTGTTGCTTAACCATGCTAGAAGGCCTACATCTTATGCTGATCTGCTAACCGTTAATGGGGTCAAATGTTCGTCATTCAAAGAAGCTGCTGAGAAGAGAGGATTGCTGCAAACAGATAATTGGCTCTCAGAATGTTTAGCTGATGCTGCCTCTTTCCAAATGCCACAAGCTCTGCGTCATCTTTTCGCAGTAATTTTAGTATACTGTGATCCAAGTAATGTAAGGAAGTTATGGCAAGACTATTATGAACCTATGCCAGAAGATTTCTTACGGCTTGAAGGCGCCAATGAGGAGTTGCGTTTGTTAAAGACATTAAAAAGTATCGACCTGTTCTTGGAAAGTATTGGCAAGAGTATAAAGGATTATGATCTACCAGCTATTAAATCACAGATAgttgaaaatgagagttttgaAAAAAGGGAAGTACTTGATGAATTAGCTGTCAAAAACCCTCCTGAAGATTGTTTAGCACTTGAAAAGTTGAACCCGGAGCAGAAGTATGCTTATAACGTCATTCTTGACCATGTGAATAACAACAAGAATGGGAGTTTTTTCATTGATGGCCCTGGTGGAAGTGGGAAGACGTACTTGTATCGTGCTTTACTGGCAACAATCAGATCAAATGGGATGATTGCCCTTGCGACTGCAACGTCAGGGGTAGCTGCTTCAATCTTACCTGGTGGACGTACAGCTCATTCTAGATTTAAAATACCAATTGATGGAAATGATTCAAGTGTATGCAATATACCAAAGCAAAGTGGCACTGCTGAGTTGATACGTAGGGCTAAGTTAATAATATGGGATGAGGCACCTATGGCCAAGCGATGGGCTATTGAAGCATTAGATAGAAGCTTGAAAGATATTATGAGTACTAATTCTGTGTTTGGAGGCAAAGTTATTGTATTTGGAGGAGACTTCCACCAAGTTCTCCCTGTAGTACCCCGAGGTACAAGAGCTGAAACAGTGCATGCAAGTTTAGCAAAGTCATATCTTTGGACCGAAATGCAGAAGCTGATATTGAAAACGAATATGAGGGCTCAATCTGACTCAACTTTTAGTGATTTTCTTCTTCGCGTAGGAAATGGGGTTGAACCAACCGTAGATGAAAACATGATAGAAATCCCTGAGGATATGATAGTGAGATATGAGGGTCGTAGCTGTGAAAGTTGCTTGATTAATGCCGTTTTCCCATCTCTTAAGGAAAATGCTAATTCAGCAGAGTACATAACTCAGCGTGCTATTCTTGCTACAAGAAATGAATCCGTTGACATGATTAATGACAGGCTGATAGCAACCTTTCCTGGTGAAGAATGGAAATATGTTAGCTATGACGAGGCAATTGACGATACTCATTGTTATTATCCAGAGGAGTTCCTTAATACTTTAACCCCAAATGGCCTTCCTCCACATGAGTTGGTGCTTAAAGTTAATAGCCCAATTATGTTATTGAGAAATCTCAACCCAAGTGTAGGACTGTGTAATGGGTCCAGAATCGTATGCAAAGGTTTTGAACGTAATGTAATTCATGCAGAGATCACTTTAGGACAACATGCAGGAAAGCAGGTTCTACTAAACAGAATCCCTCTTTTGCCAGCTGAGAATGATTCTTATCCCTTTCAATTCAAGTGTACACAATTCCCAATTCGTTTGTGCTTTGCAATGACAATTAACAAGGCTCAAGGACAAACAATACCGAATGTCGGAGTATATTTACCTCAACTAGTGTTCTCTCATGGCCAATTATATGTTGCGTTATCTCGGGGCATTTCAATGTCAACAACTAAAGTCCTCATCAAGGCGGAATCAAAGCGACAGAGGAAGAAGGACTATGCCAAGAATATAGTCTACAAAGAAGTCCTGACTTCATAA
- the LOC131334477 gene encoding uncharacterized protein LOC131334477 isoform X2, whose product MACYIGNSCSINITIYARLQFSTLIVTFSLLFQINGEIYSRVTEERGHPFRGAKRPLESGLSALRTTRELQEGMPRIACEDVSVFASIDMFGLVNFHRSSLSSQGNGFVLYSDGYCVSICLHCCFGFSGGRQ is encoded by the exons ATGGCATGTTACATAGGCAATTCATGTTCGATTAACATAACTATTTACGCTAGACTGCAATTCAGTACCTTAATTGTGACGTTCTCCTTATTATTTCAGATTAACGGAGAAATTTATTCTCGAGTCACTGAAGAAAGGGGGCATCCTTTTCGG GGAGCAAAGAGACCCTTGGAATCTGGGTTAAGTGCTTTACGTACAACTAGAGAACTCCAGGAAGGAATG CCCCGTATTGCATGTGAAGATGTAAGTGTGTTTGCTTCGATAGATATGTTTGGTCTGGTCAATTTTCATCGATCTTCACTAAGTTCCCAAGGCAATGGCTTCGTCCTTTACAGCGATGGCTACTGTGTTTCGATCTGTCTCCATTGCTGCTTCGGTTTCTCAGGTGGAAGGCAGTGA
- the LOC131334477 gene encoding uncharacterized protein LOC131334477 isoform X3 — protein MMVERLGAVFMPDGLGHFLGIKTHYPGGYSKGAKRPLESGLSALRTTRELQEGMPRIACEDVSVFASIDMFGLVNFHRSSLSSQGNGFVLYSDGYCVSICLHCCFGFSGGRQ, from the exons ATGATGGTTGAGCGATTGGGTGCTGTTTTCATGCCCGATGGTCTCGGTCACTTCTTAGGAATCAAAACCCATTATCCTGGGGGCTACTCGAAG GGAGCAAAGAGACCCTTGGAATCTGGGTTAAGTGCTTTACGTACAACTAGAGAACTCCAGGAAGGAATG CCCCGTATTGCATGTGAAGATGTAAGTGTGTTTGCTTCGATAGATATGTTTGGTCTGGTCAATTTTCATCGATCTTCACTAAGTTCCCAAGGCAATGGCTTCGTCCTTTACAGCGATGGCTACTGTGTTTCGATCTGTCTCCATTGCTGCTTCGGTTTCTCAGGTGGAAGGCAGTGA